A single region of the Borrelia hermsii DAH genome encodes:
- a CDS encoding CPBP family intramembrane glutamic endopeptidase produces MTLLNKYPLRYACLEILLSYFIVSRISPFDYVGVDLWNFSINHYYYWLYSAFLIIFIIYFAKLTSSYDFRDEFFIPEFKPIFICQAFLIFVKLLIYIFFLLIILCLCILYCFPESLRLWVEAGSSGFMWNIGSKQSLALMVITSLFTGGVEELFYRAFIITKLKQVGVASLIAAFLGSIIFAYGHFYYGFIGFFFALIFGGILSYIYLTHKNIYYSVFVHSFYNIFVSVLLFLLN; encoded by the coding sequence ATGACATTATTAAATAAATACCCTTTAAGGTATGCTTGTTTGGAGATTTTATTATCTTATTTTATAGTTTCTCGTATTTCTCCTTTTGATTATGTTGGCGTTGATCTTTGGAATTTTAGTATAAACCATTATTATTATTGGTTATATAGTGCTTTTTTAATTATTTTCATTATATATTTTGCTAAATTAACAAGTTCTTATGATTTTAGAGATGAGTTTTTTATTCCTGAATTTAAGCCCATTTTTATTTGTCAAGCATTTTTAATTTTTGTCAAGTTGCTTATTTATATTTTTTTTCTATTGATTATTTTATGTTTATGTATTTTGTATTGTTTCCCAGAATCATTGCGATTGTGGGTTGAAGCGGGTAGCTCTGGTTTTATGTGGAATATAGGCAGTAAGCAATCACTTGCTTTAATGGTTATTACTTCTCTTTTTACAGGAGGAGTTGAAGAATTGTTTTACAGGGCTTTTATTATTACTAAACTTAAACAGGTAGGGGTTGCTTCATTAATTGCAGCTTTTCTTGGTAGTATTATTTTTGCTTATGGACATTTTTATTATGGATTTATTGGGTTTTTCTTTGCATTAATTTTTGGGGGGATTTTATCCTATATATATTTGACACATAAGAATATATATTATTCGGTTTTTGTTCATAGTTTTTATAATATCTTTGTTAGTGTGTTGCTTTTTTTGTTAAATTAG
- a CDS encoding AMP-binding protein: MLDTIPKRFREIVGFYGDLDIFIYKENESKDFKKQIYSDFWNEVKRAGSGLLHYGIKKGDRVALISDSRREWIIIDIAVMSLGCIDVPRGNDSSDDELAYIINHSESSFVFVENAKQLQKIIAKKHELKFVKHVVVIDDDKLYEDKLGNITIISYKKLLSVGYDYLKDNPKMFDSELEKVSGKDIATIIYTSGTTGLPKGVVLRHESFIFQLDRISNYLPTLEPGKIMISILPLWHSFERSCEYIVTLNGIAVAYSKPIGPILLKDFATLNPHAIISVPRIWEGIRIGIIKRVSESFLKRILFNVFLKVGIIYVKLKEKFLGFVPVYKKSNFVVSFFMKVIYLAGLILILPFKFLGYVLVFRKIKKALGKRFEFGISGGGALVDYVDYFFKAVGIVVLEGYGLTETGPVLSVRCLRRPVANTVGPLLPDVEYRVVDSDGNALPPGEKGELWVRSPQVMSGYFKDEATTREVLTRDGWFKTGDLVCATMNNEISIVGRTKDTIVLRGGENIEPEPIERALSKSVFIESVVVVGQDQKFLGAIIVPNFEVLEKWAGSNGVLFSSRDDLLSNESVNKLYSKCISDIVNPKSGFKNFDRIVGFVLLKDSFVVGEELTNTLKLKRYYIFEKYHKKIMSIFNKDDCELL, from the coding sequence ATGCTGGATACTATACCTAAGCGCTTTAGGGAGATTGTGGGATTTTATGGTGATCTTGATATTTTTATTTATAAAGAGAATGAGTCTAAAGATTTTAAGAAACAGATATACTCTGATTTTTGGAATGAAGTTAAGAGGGCTGGATCTGGTCTTTTGCATTATGGGATTAAGAAAGGCGATAGAGTAGCTCTTATTTCTGATTCAAGAAGAGAGTGGATAATTATTGATATTGCTGTTATGAGCTTAGGATGTATTGATGTTCCAAGGGGTAATGATTCGTCTGATGATGAGTTAGCTTATATTATTAATCATTCTGAGTCTAGTTTTGTCTTTGTGGAGAATGCTAAACAGCTTCAAAAAATCATTGCTAAAAAACACGAGCTTAAATTTGTTAAACATGTTGTTGTTATTGATGATGATAAGCTTTATGAAGATAAATTGGGAAATATTACAATAATCTCTTATAAGAAATTATTGAGTGTGGGGTATGATTATTTAAAAGATAATCCTAAAATGTTTGATTCTGAGCTTGAAAAGGTTTCTGGAAAAGATATTGCTACTATAATATATACTTCAGGAACGACAGGATTGCCAAAGGGCGTTGTGCTTCGTCATGAATCTTTTATTTTTCAACTAGATAGGATTTCTAATTACTTACCAACACTTGAACCAGGGAAAATCATGATATCTATTCTTCCTCTTTGGCATTCATTTGAGAGAAGTTGTGAATATATAGTTACTCTTAATGGTATAGCAGTTGCTTATTCAAAGCCTATTGGGCCTATTTTACTTAAAGATTTTGCGACTTTAAATCCCCATGCAATTATTTCTGTTCCAAGGATTTGGGAAGGCATAAGGATTGGTATTATTAAAAGAGTATCAGAGTCATTTTTAAAGAGAATTTTATTTAATGTTTTCTTAAAAGTGGGAATCATTTATGTAAAGCTTAAGGAAAAATTTTTGGGATTTGTTCCTGTTTATAAGAAGTCGAATTTTGTAGTTTCGTTTTTTATGAAGGTTATTTATCTTGCTGGATTAATTTTGATTTTGCCTTTTAAATTTTTAGGATATGTTTTGGTTTTTAGAAAGATCAAGAAGGCACTTGGTAAAAGATTTGAATTTGGTATTTCTGGTGGGGGAGCTTTGGTAGATTATGTTGATTATTTTTTCAAAGCTGTAGGTATTGTAGTGCTTGAGGGTTATGGTCTTACAGAAACGGGACCTGTTTTAAGTGTAAGATGTCTAAGACGTCCTGTTGCAAATACTGTTGGTCCTTTGTTGCCCGATGTTGAATATAGAGTAGTTGATAGTGATGGTAATGCTTTACCTCCTGGTGAGAAAGGTGAACTTTGGGTAAGATCTCCTCAGGTTATGAGTGGTTATTTTAAAGATGAGGCTACAACAAGGGAAGTTTTAACAAGAGATGGTTGGTTTAAGACGGGGGATTTAGTTTGTGCAACAATGAACAATGAAATTTCAATTGTTGGAAGAACTAAAGATACAATTGTGTTAAGAGGTGGAGAAAATATTGAGCCTGAGCCTATTGAGAGAGCTTTATCAAAGTCTGTGTTTATTGAGAGTGTTGTGGTTGTCGGTCAAGATCAGAAGTTTTTAGGAGCTATTATTGTCCCTAATTTTGAAGTTCTTGAGAAGTGGGCTGGTTCTAATGGAGTATTATTTTCTTCTCGTGATGATTTATTATCTAATGAGTCTGTTAACAAACTTTATTCTAAATGTATTTCAGATATAGTAAATCCTAAGTCTGGGTTTAAGAACTTTGATAGAATCGTTGGATTTGTTTTATTAAAAGATTCTTTTGTTGTTGGTGAGGAGCTTACTAATACTCTTAAGCTTAAGAGATATTACATATTTGAGAAATATCATAAAAAGATAATGTCAATATTTAACAAGGATGACTGTGAGCTATTATGA
- the argS gene encoding arginine--tRNA ligase, translated as MNSKIKKDLKDIISKTIKELALRESIKLEEINIIMQKPPKSELGDLSILIFEFSKILKLNTSIITEEIIKQIGDKYATKAMGPYLNIKFNRKEYIKDTIKKVNEQKEKYGINNVLKNKRIIIEFSSPNTNKPLHIGHLRNDIIGESLSRILKASGAQVTKINLINDRGTHICKSMLAYKKFGNNTTPELSLKKGDHLIGDFYVKYNEYAKNNEMAEDEIQQLLCKWEEGDEKTVQLWKKLNQWAIEGIKATYKLTNITFDKIYLESEIFKIGREIILKGLEEGLCYKREDGAICIDIPTEKNEISEQQFKQKVLLRANGTSIYLTQDLGNIVTRKNEFDFDEMIYVVGSEQIHHFKTLFYVANKLGITKENNLVHLSYGMVNLPEGKMKSREGNVIDADNLIHDLSESIILEIKKRNSDKKDYQEIALNISLGAIHYYLLKTAIHKDILFNKEESLSFTGNSGPYIQYVGARINSILEKYDELNLSNETINFDLLVNENEWEIIKIISEFEEHIIKASKDRNPSVIANYSYLLAKSFSTYYQDTKIIDKNKPELTHARIDLSKAVLQTIKNCMHLLNIPYMKKM; from the coding sequence ATGAACAGTAAAATAAAAAAAGATTTAAAAGACATAATTAGCAAAACAATAAAGGAGCTTGCATTAAGAGAAAGTATTAAATTAGAGGAAATAAATATAATCATGCAAAAACCTCCAAAAAGTGAACTGGGGGATTTATCAATACTAATATTTGAATTTAGCAAAATCTTAAAGCTCAATACATCTATAATTACTGAAGAAATAATCAAACAGATTGGGGATAAATATGCAACCAAAGCAATGGGACCTTATTTAAACATAAAATTCAACAGAAAAGAGTACATTAAAGATACAATCAAGAAAGTAAATGAACAGAAAGAAAAATATGGAATAAATAATGTACTTAAAAACAAAAGAATAATAATAGAATTTTCTTCGCCAAATACAAACAAACCATTGCACATAGGACATCTTAGAAATGATATTATTGGAGAAAGCTTATCAAGAATACTAAAAGCTTCTGGTGCTCAGGTAACAAAAATCAATTTGATAAATGATAGGGGAACACATATCTGCAAATCCATGCTTGCTTACAAAAAATTTGGCAACAATACAACCCCTGAACTTTCCTTGAAAAAGGGAGATCATTTAATCGGTGATTTTTATGTAAAATACAACGAATATGCAAAAAATAATGAAATGGCAGAAGATGAAATACAACAGTTGTTATGTAAATGGGAAGAAGGAGATGAAAAGACTGTTCAACTTTGGAAAAAACTAAATCAATGGGCAATTGAAGGAATCAAAGCAACCTACAAGCTTACAAACATTACATTCGATAAAATTTATCTTGAAAGTGAAATATTTAAGATCGGACGAGAAATTATACTTAAAGGATTAGAAGAAGGTTTATGCTATAAAAGAGAAGATGGGGCAATATGTATTGATATACCTACAGAAAAGAATGAAATCTCTGAGCAACAATTCAAACAGAAAGTACTCTTAAGGGCTAATGGTACATCCATTTATCTAACCCAAGATTTAGGGAATATAGTAACTAGAAAAAATGAATTTGATTTCGATGAAATGATTTATGTAGTTGGAAGTGAACAAATTCACCATTTTAAAACTTTATTTTACGTTGCAAATAAATTAGGAATTACAAAAGAAAATAATCTAGTGCACTTATCATATGGCATGGTCAACCTACCTGAAGGCAAAATGAAATCAAGAGAAGGCAATGTAATTGATGCTGACAATCTAATTCATGATTTAAGTGAATCAATTATACTAGAAATAAAAAAGAGAAATTCAGATAAAAAAGATTACCAAGAAATAGCATTAAATATATCATTAGGAGCTATTCATTACTATCTACTCAAAACGGCAATACACAAAGATATATTATTTAATAAAGAAGAAAGTTTATCATTTACTGGAAATTCAGGTCCATACATTCAATATGTAGGCGCAAGAATTAATAGCATACTTGAAAAATATGATGAATTAAACTTATCTAACGAAACTATTAATTTTGATCTCTTAGTAAATGAAAATGAATGGGAAATAATTAAGATTATCTCTGAATTTGAGGAACATATAATTAAAGCTTCAAAAGATCGTAATCCTTCAGTAATAGCCAACTATTCTTATTTGCTTGCAAAAAGCTTCAGTACATACTATCAAGACACGAAAATAATAGATAAAAATAAACCTGAACTTACACATGCAAGAATTGATTTATCAAAAGCAGTTCTACAAACAATAAAAAACTGTATGCATTTACTTAACATTCCCTACATGAAAAAGATGTAA
- a CDS encoding methyl-accepting chemotaxis protein: protein MKRNHSSSTLFYKFNLVIVIYTIIIAMTIFILLDHGYRKIITKELQSFTKFVNNIMIKSFSRDTRNMLIAIDDFVKHYNQHLGTQKSEHVKNVISIDQLSLFPSYIKIIEYTNKNGKILYSSDARRLNTHIKLQEMKTGHNTDNYHTLTLNQDLTIINNKSYIPMLYKIPQPDQNDLHNTSNENIKSGKDMIINHDGYIVLYADILEQIKQLRKNIFMLLERSLLEKGNQHKSYHYFKIYAINSQGDIFGEQNEETLKPIKLSINSLFENNTKITTPLLNAITKRKNNYNTSYNNNIISITRLASSSWYLAIQMNYNNIFSNELNNIKLISISIIILLVIIFILIMIITIKKLIISKIEKLNQIIPKVKEGDLTIKIESKGKDSISATINYFGHFIENLKNVINSLQGRVKLLKDNGDLLFNEINKAYDTITNSNKYIEKTQGEIEKQVEFISNTTNTIENLSKNIASLDNSIETQAASVEESSSAIEEMIGSIQSVTEITQKAAKSTEELKMFSDDGRKKQEEIIMQIKDIYKNSTRLQEANALISSIASQTNLLSMNAAIEASHAGEAGKGFAIVAEEIKDLAEQVTSQSESVAASINEIMDSINQTVKTSELTNKAFNQIFNSINLVVQVIEEINHTMQEQSIGSQEILKALNTMREITYEVKIGSNEMFRGNKEIINAVSVLEEINVTVSNSMRGLKEEIKKLIEAVESIKTFGTTNSNHITEINTDTNQFKTK from the coding sequence GTGAAAAGAAATCATTCTAGTTCCACTCTCTTTTATAAGTTTAATCTTGTTATTGTAATCTATACAATAATTATTGCCATGACCATTTTCATACTATTAGATCACGGGTACAGAAAAATAATAACAAAAGAACTTCAAAGCTTTACAAAATTTGTAAATAACATCATGATAAAAAGCTTCTCTAGGGATACAAGAAATATGTTAATCGCTATTGATGACTTTGTTAAGCATTATAATCAACACTTAGGCACACAAAAAAGTGAACATGTAAAAAATGTAATATCTATAGACCAATTAAGCTTATTTCCATCTTATATAAAAATAATAGAATACACAAATAAAAATGGAAAAATATTGTATTCAAGCGATGCAAGAAGACTAAATACCCACATAAAATTACAAGAAATGAAAACGGGTCATAATACAGATAACTACCATACGCTTACATTAAACCAAGATTTAACAATAATAAATAATAAATCCTATATACCAATGCTTTACAAGATTCCTCAACCAGATCAAAACGATTTGCATAATACAAGTAATGAAAACATAAAGTCAGGAAAAGATATGATAATAAATCATGATGGATACATTGTTTTATATGCAGACATACTAGAACAGATAAAACAACTGAGAAAAAATATATTTATGCTTTTGGAGAGATCTTTATTAGAAAAAGGAAACCAACACAAAAGCTACCATTACTTCAAGATATATGCAATCAACAGTCAAGGGGATATTTTTGGCGAACAAAACGAAGAAACACTTAAACCTATAAAATTATCCATAAATAGTCTATTTGAAAATAATACAAAAATAACAACTCCATTACTCAATGCAATAACTAAGAGAAAAAATAATTATAATACTAGCTACAACAATAACATAATCTCCATAACAAGACTTGCATCTTCATCTTGGTATTTAGCAATACAAATGAACTATAATAATATATTTTCAAATGAACTTAATAACATCAAATTGATATCAATATCAATAATAATATTACTCGTAATAATATTTATATTAATCATGATAATCACAATCAAAAAATTAATCATATCAAAAATAGAAAAGCTTAATCAGATCATTCCAAAAGTTAAAGAAGGTGATCTAACCATCAAGATTGAATCAAAAGGAAAAGACTCAATAAGTGCCACAATAAATTATTTCGGTCATTTCATTGAAAACTTAAAAAACGTAATAAACTCACTACAAGGCAGAGTAAAATTATTGAAAGACAATGGCGACCTACTTTTTAATGAAATAAATAAAGCCTACGATACAATAACAAACTCAAATAAGTATATAGAAAAAACACAAGGAGAAATAGAAAAACAAGTCGAATTTATTTCAAATACAACAAATACAATAGAAAATTTATCTAAAAATATTGCATCACTTGACAATTCAATTGAAACTCAAGCTGCAAGCGTTGAAGAATCATCCTCAGCTATTGAAGAGATGATAGGAAGCATACAATCAGTCACAGAAATAACACAAAAAGCTGCAAAAAGCACAGAAGAGCTTAAAATGTTTTCCGATGATGGGAGAAAAAAGCAAGAAGAAATTATAATGCAAATTAAAGATATTTACAAAAATTCAACTAGACTGCAAGAAGCTAATGCATTAATATCATCTATTGCAAGTCAAACCAACTTACTATCAATGAATGCTGCCATCGAAGCGTCTCATGCTGGGGAAGCTGGAAAGGGTTTTGCAATCGTTGCAGAAGAGATCAAAGACCTTGCAGAACAAGTCACTTCACAATCAGAATCAGTTGCAGCATCAATAAATGAAATAATGGATTCAATCAATCAGACAGTAAAAACATCAGAATTAACAAATAAAGCCTTCAATCAGATATTCAACTCAATCAACCTCGTAGTTCAAGTCATAGAAGAAATCAATCACACCATGCAAGAACAATCAATTGGTAGCCAAGAAATTTTAAAAGCTTTAAACACAATGAGAGAAATAACATATGAGGTAAAAATAGGCTCAAATGAAATGTTTAGAGGCAATAAAGAGATAATCAATGCAGTTTCTGTTTTAGAAGAAATTAATGTCACTGTTTCAAATTCAATGAGGGGACTAAAAGAAGAAATCAAAAAACTAATAGAAGCAGTTGAGAGCATCAAAACTTTTGGAACAACAAATTCAAACCATATTACAGAAATTAACACAGATACAAATCAATTTAAAACAAAATAG
- a CDS encoding methyl-accepting chemotaxis protein has product MNEDLVNVKLKNMRFSLYLILFIFICFGLLFLGQAYLNYRNRYLERVESDFKLFSKNVAFQVKNKYNGAVGVLKNLIANDNVVNVLRNVSNDFIASVDLRFIDLSTSIALFLSSKGFNEASKVFQHVPLEANSLEGIFYIPVGQNVLISNKNFSFLGINNIIENSIYLVPAKKRVAYYSSYKRVKNRLYSVVSMPVIDDDSAVLGVICFFVCFDNLFSDIANQFNSYLKSSNKHYEFFVVDKEFNPLFLSLNDLNINNFAENYASSVLSKVMALTKESPNISRDILKYKTSSYFLSTAQIDGNGVQGIILNMSYLPLRFQSNAIFFLGFIFFVYLIIFYLYNRFILPFIRDFRMLINYKKEREDILSLESVLEVKYKSFIFSYISAEFDSLFSKTTNVNNSIKAYVQELRKCLAEISIPAESIDKMHNSLATYDRMGDAFSKFEKSIINILKDFESISNPISEHSKNILDIATRFEENANVFYGIDKNLEVFSKVVASNSASIDDVKNKVVELNSIFENINKNFSELLSQTNNLQSANKLLVLISAQTNMLAMNAAIEAAKAGDAGKSFAVVAEEIRKLAINSGKYSTTIKDELKMVNNIISVISSEIDAIYKDFIDIQDNINNNSVQHERINVTLAKHVKEIEEFKDKYLSHDIKIKDTKNMCKEIFNSYFVISGKFNNLNNDLGEFEVSKMSLDALESLREHISLVNECRDKIANMKDIVENINHEFWGI; this is encoded by the coding sequence ATGAATGAGGATTTGGTAAATGTTAAATTAAAAAATATGAGGTTTTCTCTCTATCTCATACTTTTTATTTTTATTTGCTTTGGTTTATTATTTTTAGGGCAAGCTTATTTAAACTATAGAAATAGGTATTTGGAGCGTGTTGAATCTGATTTTAAACTCTTTTCAAAGAATGTGGCTTTTCAGGTTAAAAACAAATATAATGGTGCTGTTGGTGTTTTAAAAAATCTTATTGCAAATGATAATGTTGTAAATGTTTTACGTAATGTTTCAAATGATTTTATTGCAAGTGTTGACTTGCGATTCATAGATTTAAGTACAAGTATTGCTCTATTTTTAAGCTCTAAGGGATTTAATGAGGCAAGCAAAGTTTTTCAGCATGTACCCCTTGAAGCGAATTCTTTAGAAGGAATTTTTTACATTCCTGTTGGACAAAATGTTTTGATTTCAAATAAAAATTTTTCGTTCTTGGGTATAAATAACATTATTGAAAATTCTATTTACTTGGTTCCTGCAAAGAAACGTGTTGCGTATTATTCAAGCTATAAGAGAGTAAAAAACAGGCTTTATTCTGTTGTAAGTATGCCGGTTATAGATGATGATTCTGCAGTATTGGGTGTGATCTGTTTTTTTGTTTGTTTTGACAATTTATTTAGTGATATTGCAAATCAATTTAATTCTTATCTTAAGTCTAGCAATAAACATTATGAATTTTTTGTGGTTGATAAGGAGTTTAATCCTTTATTTTTAAGTCTTAATGATTTAAATATTAATAATTTTGCAGAAAACTATGCAAGTAGTGTGTTAAGTAAGGTTATGGCTCTTACTAAAGAGAGTCCTAATATTTCCAGGGATATTTTAAAATATAAGACCTCTTCTTATTTTTTAAGTACTGCTCAGATTGATGGAAATGGAGTTCAAGGTATCATTTTGAATATGAGCTATCTTCCTCTTAGATTCCAATCGAATGCAATATTTTTCTTAGGGTTTATATTTTTTGTTTATCTGATTATATTTTATCTTTATAATAGATTCATTTTGCCCTTTATTAGAGATTTTAGGATGCTGATTAACTATAAAAAGGAAAGAGAGGACATTCTGAGTCTCGAGTCTGTTTTAGAAGTTAAATATAAATCTTTTATTTTTTCTTACATTAGTGCTGAATTTGATAGTTTATTTTCAAAAACTACTAATGTTAACAATAGCATTAAGGCTTATGTACAGGAATTGAGGAAGTGTTTAGCTGAGATAAGCATACCCGCAGAAAGTATAGATAAAATGCATAATAGTCTTGCTACTTACGATAGAATGGGAGATGCTTTTTCTAAGTTTGAGAAATCAATTATAAATATTTTAAAGGATTTTGAGTCAATATCTAATCCAATTAGTGAGCATAGTAAAAATATATTGGATATTGCTACTAGATTTGAAGAGAATGCTAATGTTTTTTATGGAATAGATAAGAATTTAGAGGTTTTTAGTAAGGTTGTTGCATCAAATTCTGCAAGTATTGATGATGTAAAGAATAAGGTTGTTGAATTGAATTCTATTTTTGAGAATATTAATAAAAATTTTTCTGAACTTTTATCTCAGACTAATAATCTTCAGAGTGCAAATAAGCTTTTAGTGTTAATATCGGCTCAGACTAATATGCTTGCAATGAATGCAGCCATTGAAGCTGCCAAGGCTGGAGATGCTGGTAAGAGTTTTGCTGTTGTTGCAGAGGAGATTAGAAAACTTGCTATTAATTCTGGAAAGTATTCGACAACTATTAAGGATGAGCTTAAAATGGTTAATAATATTATTTCAGTTATAAGTTCAGAGATTGATGCTATTTATAAGGATTTTATTGACATCCAGGATAATATTAATAATAACTCTGTGCAGCATGAGAGAATTAATGTTACCCTTGCTAAACATGTAAAGGAAATTGAAGAATTTAAAGATAAATATTTGTCCCATGATATCAAGATTAAAGATACTAAGAACATGTGCAAGGAGATATTTAATAGTTACTTTGTTATTAGTGGGAAGTTTAATAATTTAAATAATGATTTGGGTGAATTTGAGGTTTCTAAGATGAGTTTAGATGCATTAGAGTCTTTACGTGAACATATATCTTTGGTTAATGAATGTAGAGACAAAATTGCTAATATGAAAGATATTGTTGAAAATATTAATCATGAATTTTGGGGTATATAA
- the murB gene encoding UDP-N-acetylmuramate dehydrogenase → MSKNINNFLKKINIKPKTKNLANYTTYKIGGISKLFLTPKTIKDTEHIFKVAIEEKIKIFILGGGSNLLINDGGEIDFPIIYTGHLNKIELQDNQIIAECGTNFDDLCNFALQNELSGLEFIYGLPGTLGGAIWMNARCFGNEISEILDQVVFIDEHGKTICKKFERGEFSYKISPFQNKNTVILKATLNLAKGNKKHIEEIMKQNKQNRIDKGHYLFPSSGSTFKNNRKFSKPTGQIIEECHLKGLKIGGAAVSHYHGNFIINNDNASSKDIKTLIERVKTEVQIKTGFLLEEEVLYIGFNDKN, encoded by the coding sequence ATGTCAAAAAACATAAATAATTTCCTTAAAAAAATTAACATTAAACCTAAAACAAAAAATCTTGCAAACTATACAACCTATAAAATAGGGGGAATTTCCAAATTATTCTTAACGCCCAAAACAATCAAAGATACAGAACATATTTTCAAAGTAGCAATAGAAGAAAAAATCAAAATATTTATTTTAGGAGGGGGCTCCAATCTGCTAATAAACGATGGGGGGGAAATTGATTTTCCCATAATATACACTGGACACTTAAATAAAATTGAACTTCAAGACAATCAAATTATTGCTGAATGCGGAACCAATTTTGACGATTTATGCAATTTTGCATTACAAAATGAATTAAGCGGATTAGAATTCATATACGGACTTCCTGGAACACTTGGGGGTGCAATTTGGATGAATGCCAGGTGTTTTGGAAACGAAATTTCTGAAATATTAGATCAAGTTGTTTTTATAGATGAGCATGGAAAAACTATCTGCAAAAAATTTGAAAGAGGTGAATTTTCATACAAAATCTCCCCTTTTCAAAACAAAAATACTGTAATACTAAAAGCAACCCTAAACCTAGCAAAGGGCAATAAAAAACATATTGAAGAGATTATGAAACAAAATAAGCAAAATAGAATAGATAAAGGACACTATCTCTTCCCAAGTAGCGGAAGTACATTTAAAAATAATAGAAAATTTTCAAAACCTACTGGGCAAATAATTGAAGAATGCCACTTAAAAGGACTAAAAATTGGGGGAGCAGCAGTATCACACTACCATGGTAATTTTATTATTAATAATGATAATGCCAGCTCTAAAGATATTAAAACCCTAATTGAGAGAGTAAAAACTGAAGTTCAAATAAAAACAGGGTTTTTGCTTGAAGAAGAAGTGCTATATATCGGATTTAACGACAAAAATTAA